In Brassica rapa cultivar Chiifu-401-42 chromosome A06, CAAS_Brap_v3.01, whole genome shotgun sequence, a single window of DNA contains:
- the LOC117126000 gene encoding LOW QUALITY PROTEIN: putative F-box protein At2g03610 (The sequence of the model RefSeq protein was modified relative to this genomic sequence to represent the inferred CDS: deleted 2 bases in 2 codons) yields the protein YESSKWERVESIGDHEMLIFGHGVTVRAPVKDVGDGVKSGSICFVDDDYVWPDHDHRGSNCGVFNIATNEIVWHSKKPCFYINESQWFA from the exons TATGAGAGTAGCAAGTGGGAAAGAGTAGAATCTATTGGAGATCATGAGATGTTGATTTTTGGTCATGGGGTTACAGTAAGGGCACCTGTTAAAGATGTTGGTGATGGAGTCAAGAGTGGTTCAATCTGTTTCGTTGATGATGAC TACGTGTGGCCAGATCATGATCATCGTGGTTCGAATTGTGGTGTCTTCAATATTGCCACGAATGAAATCGTATGGCAT AGTAAGAAGCCCtgtttttatataaatgaaTCTCAGTGGTTTGCTTAG
- the LOC103875401 gene encoding chloroplastic import inner membrane translocase subunit HP30-1-like, whose translation MSLGVIKEDSKRRGNEKRTNSYTRHRCGKCLAGAIYVGIAGMVIPPLFRRLYRVLTPLSQAQYVRNCARECSALAAAGCGIESMMRGIRGKDDLTNHLVSGSGAGLAYSFVRQGLKLKPAHALSCAAGCAVLSGTECKMNEIFSATSERSTRGKAFDN comes from the exons ATGAGCTTGGGTGTGATCAAAGAAGATTCAAAGAGAAGAGGAAATGAAAAGCGAACAAACAGTTACACCCGTCACCGCTGCGGTAAATGTCTCGCCGGAGCTATTTACGTAGGTATAGCAGGAATGGTCATACCCCCACTTTTCCGGCGTCTATATCGAGTCCTAACCCCACTGAGTCAAGCTCAG TATGTTCGTAACTGTGCTCGGGAGTGTTCAGCATTAGCCGCTGCAGGTTGTGGAATTGAATCCATGATGAGAGGAATCAGAGGCAAAGACGATCTTACGAATCA CTTGGTCTCAGGATCAGGTGCTGGGTTGGCATACTCTTTTGTGAGGCAAGGCTTGAAACTGAAGCCTGCACACGCACTCTCCTGTGCTGCTGGTTGCGCTGTTTTGTCAGGAACAGAGTGTAAg ATGAATGAAATATTCAGTGCAACAAGTGAACGTTCCACCAGGGGCAAGGCTTTTGATAATTGA